From the genome of Nicotiana sylvestris chromosome 2, ASM39365v2, whole genome shotgun sequence, one region includes:
- the LOC138885322 gene encoding uncharacterized protein, whose amino-acid sequence MIKKGKTTIIGERDLILERKRRGDSSGSIKNQEEQYFGARIKRRSRSTSNLFPLDPKIEITLHRARKELEVRYKTERELDILVQPQPTMMAGLSHEDSQRHIQNFLEITDTYNYPNVSKDYVRLLLFPFSLLGEAKEWLQKELANSIYTWDYLAKKFLIKFFPTKKTKSLRSQILGFQQRNGETIHQAWERYKKLLRDCPHHCQTDEVLGHTFVGGLDETSKMNLDSACGGSCMARPYNEIQLLLNNFTANDYNWQGEEEPRRAMKQKAARVLELDDFSAMRVDIAKLANQMNRMTMNYTQQMQYVQQMSIYCEMCGDNHTSDMCPTNPESIYYVGQQSRGPMNQQAQYGNTYNPDWRNHPNFSWGGNQSNQNQYRSQGNFNQPQRPPQQVEESTNDLSKKLLHDNQQLRTDFRNLERQMGQLAANQNTRPTDALPSDTKKNPQVSSITVRTGRELGEVPKKRKEKLIPEGELIPKATQEAKKDDTVSAPVNVLRPPPHFPQRLQKKNDDRMFNKFLSMLSNVGVGHALCYLGASINLMPLSLYKNLGLGAPKPTTVMLQLADRAIAYPERVIENVLLKIGKFIFPADFIILDFEVDEKVPIILGRLLLATGDAITKEELSIISVMEMDELLIAPSVYLKDSLEKAIVLFESLEINDEVEEMKHILNASCEYMKRLIPFKPLNGPNSPPPKPSIEESPKWN is encoded by the exons ATGATTAAAAAGGGTAAAACAACCATTATTGGGGAGAGAGACCTGATTTtagagagaaaaagaagaggagatTCATCTGGAAGCATCAAAAATCAAGAGGAACAATACtttggagcaaggattaaaaga aggagtagaagcacaagcAATCTCTTCCCTCTTGATCCTAAAATTGAAATAACACTTCATAGAGCGAGGAAGGAGTTGGAAGTTAGATacaaaacagaaagagagttggacattttagttcaaccacagccaacaATGATGGCAG GCCTATCTCATGAAGACTcgcagaggcacattcagaattttttggaaatcacggatacttacaactatccaaatgtttccaaggactatgtcaggctgctcttgtttcctttttcattgttgGGGGAAGCTAAAGAATGGTTGCAGAAGGAGCTTGCTAATTCAATCTATACTTGGGATTatttagcaaagaaattcttaatcaagtttttccccactaaaaagacaaagtctttgcgaagccagattcttgggtttcaacaacggaATGGTGAGACTATTcatcaagcttgggaaagatacaagaaactacttcGAGACTGTCcacatcattgtcaaactgatgaggtattgggccatacttttgttggtggattagatgagacttcaaagatgaatcttgattcagcttgtggaggtagttgcatggcgagaCCATATAATGAAATACAACTTTTGCTAAACAACTTTACTGCTAATGATTATAATTGGCAAGGTGAGGAagaaccaaggagagcaatgaaacagaaagcagcaAGGGTACTTGAACTTGATGATTTTTCCGCCATGAGAGTAGAtatagcaaaattggcaaatcaaatgaaTAGAATGACAATGAACTATACACAACAAATGCAATATGTTCAACAAATGTCGATTTATTGTGAAATGTGTGGTGACAATCACACGAGTGACATGTGCCCCacgaatcctgaatctatttattatgtgggaCAACAAAGCAGAGGTCCGATGAATCAACaggcacaatatgggaacacttacaatccagattggaggaatcatcctaatttctcctggggtggaaatcaatcaaatcaaaatcaatatagatcccaaggaaattttaatcaacctcaaagGCCACCCCAGCAAGTagaagaaagtacaaatgatttgtcgaagaaattgttgcatgacaatcaacaactcagaactgatttcagaaatcttgaaagacaaatgGGACAGCTAGCTGCAAATCAAAACACTAGGCCTACAGAtgctcttccaagtgatacaAAGAAAAATCCGCAAGTTAGTTCAATTACAGTTAGAACTGGAAGGGAATTAGGagaagttccaaagaagagaaaagaaaagcttatacctgagggtgaattgattcccaaagcaacacagGAAGCAAAGAAAGATGATACTGTTTCAGCACCCGTGAATGTTCTAAGGCCACCACCACATTttccacaaagattgcagaaaaagaatgatgatcgcatgttcaacaaatttctctctatgttga gTAATGTTGGtgtaggccatgcactttgtTATTTGGGAGcgagcataaatttgatgccactGTCTTTGTACAAAAATTTGGGTTTgggagctccaaaacccaccacgGTGATGTTACAACTAGCAGACAGGGCCATAGCTTACCCGGAAAGGGTGATTGAAAATGTGCtgctgaaaattgggaaatttattttcccggctgatttcattatcttggattttgaagtagatgaaaaagttcctattatattgggaagacttctcttggctacaggtgatgctataaCTAAA GAAGAGTTGTCTATAATATCTGTCATGGAGATGGATGAGCTACTTATTGCCCCAAGTGTATATTTGAAGGATTCTTTAGAGAAAGCAATCGTGTTGTTTGAgagtttggagattaatgatgaggttgaagAGATGAAGCATATTTTGAATGCATCATGTGAATATATGAAACGTTTAATTCCCTTTAAACCTTTGAACGGGCCAAATAGTCCTCCTCCGAAGCCATCAATTGAAGAATCTCCAAAATGGAActaa
- the LOC138885321 gene encoding uncharacterized protein produces the protein MEENKKVLLILGRPFLAMGRNILDIHDRKLILRVGDKTVTFETNMEKGVKQEKPATSVKWKESKVNAITEAKDLQELTINELVGNLNTYEMKRKIDSERREPKKEKNLVLKAESNDSSEEDSDMAYITKRFKKMVRRNVGILKRGNSSKPKNFDLCYKCGNPGHFIKDCPFLKQEHSKYNLEKVSKRNPVPDKHFKRKRSADNVVKQALAAWGDSSSESEDETDASDNSMMAVESEKNEYDSIFALMSQLDDDEDNENNEVNFKYVQRNMKFYSPKKLMSLASVLIDAYHSLVEDKYALTLELGEAEQTRDDLVVYVVDLKETFCELEKEKIVLTEKIANIQHERDDFVVVAIDYNKTIENFSKEKEALVKRVTDIKEEKDDLLVVIADLRETIEGLRTDLYVETEKNKHLQTELERVKNDLEKSIKWTWSSEAITAMYVNNGGNGQGIGFQREKIPYNPHSKYVTILDNWLCTHCGNNEHFKENYQARGTVNGSSQQWFMDSGCSKKGVYPLAMGKRGAFLELENLGNHSLTLLRMCTMLMKVCDVCARGKHVKSSFKPKKDISNSQPLDLLHMDLCGPMRVQNMGGKRYIFVIVDDYSRFTWTLFLRTKDEPFEVFVAIMKKIQVKMVSRVACIRSDHRTEFDNAKFDEFCNENGITTTSLPQV, from the exons ATGGAGGAGAATAAGAAGGTCCTCCTCATCCTAGGAAGACCATTTTTAGCAATGGGTAGAAATATACTGGATATTCATGATAGAAAACTCATTCTTAGAGTGGGTGATAAGACCGTAACTTTTGAGACGAATATGGAAAAAGGGGTGAAACAAGAGAAGCCAGCTACAAGTGTTAAGTGGAAG gaaagcaaggtgaatgctattactgaagCAAAGGACCTGCAGGAGCTGACCATAAACGAGTTGGTTGGAAATTTGAATacctacgagatgaagaggaagatagacagtgaaagaagagaaccaaagaaagaaaaaaacctggtactcaaagctgaaagCAATGACTCGAGCGAGGAGGACAGTGACATGGCTTACATAACCAAAAGGTTtaagaagatggtcagaagaaatgtAGGAATACTAAAAAGGGGCAACTCCAGCAAACCAAAGAACTTTGATCTATGCTACAAGTGTGGAAATCCAGGGCACTTCATCAAAGATTGTCCTTTCCTGAAGCAAGAACACTCCAAGTACAACCTTGAGAAAGTATCcaagaggaacccggttcctgaCAAGCACTTCAAAAGGAAGAGGTCCGCTGACAATGTGGTGAAACaggctcttgcagcatggggagattcctctagtgagtctgaagatgaaacAGATGCAAGTGACAactccatgatggcagttgaaagtGAGAAAAATGAATATGATTCAATATTTGCTTTGATGTCCCAATTAGATGACGATGAAGACAATGAAAACAATGAGGTAAATTTCAAGTATGTTCAGAGAAATATGAAATTCTactctcctaagaaactcatgtctttagctagtgtattgattgatgcctatcatagtcttgtggaggataaGTATGCCTTGACCTTAGAGctaggagaagctgaacaaactagagatgatctggtggtGTATGTAGTTGATCTAAAGGAAACTTTTTGTGAGTTGGAGAAAGAAAAAATTGTTTTAACCGAAAAAATTGCTAACATACAACATGAAAGAGATGACTTTGTGGTTGTAGCTATTGACTATAATAAAACCATTGAGAACTTCAGTAAAGAAAAAGAGGCTTTAGTGAAGAGAGTGACTGATATTAAGGAAGAAAAAGATGATCTCTTGGTAGTAATTGCAGACCTGAGGGAAACAATAGAGGGATTAAGAACTGA CTTGTATGTTGAAACTGAGAAAAACAAGCATCTCCAAACTGAactggaaagagtaaaaaatgatcttgaaaagtccataaagtggacctggtcctcagaagctaTCACTGCCATGTATGTTAATAATGGTGGAAACGGACAGGGaatagggttccaaagggagaaaatcCCTTACAACCCCCATAGCAAGTATGTTACTATATTAGATAACTGGctgtgtacccactgtgggaataACGAGCATTTCAAGGAAAATTATCAAGCTAGG ggaacagtgaacggaagcagtcaacaatggttcatggatagtggatgcTCAAAaaagggagtgtatcctttggcaatgggaaaaaggggtgcattcttggagttggaaaatttgggaaatcactcactcactctattgagaatgtgtactatgtTAATG AAAGTGTGTGATGTCTGTGCTAGAGGAAAGCATGTGAAGTCATCTTTTAAGCCTAAAAAGGATATCAGCAACTCACAACCACTCGATCTTCTTCATATGGATTTGTGTGGCCCAATGAGAGTGCAAAACAtgggaggaaaaagatacatctttgtgatagtggatgactactccagatttaCATGGACTCTATTTCTTAGAACAAAAGATGAACCCTTTGAGGTATTTGTGGCTATtatgaagaaaatccaggtgaagatggtGTCTAGAGTAGCATGTATCAGATCAGATCATagaacagaatttgacaatgctaAATTTGATGAGTTCTGTAATGAAAATGGCATTACCACAACTTCTTTACCCcaagtgtag